In the Harmonia axyridis chromosome 3, icHarAxyr1.1, whole genome shotgun sequence genome, one interval contains:
- the LOC123674712 gene encoding charged multivesicular body protein 5: MNRLFGKAKPKEPGPSIDDCIKGVDARAESVEKKIQVLENDLRKFRDQMSKMREGPGKNAVKAKALRILKQKKMYEQQLDNLRGQSFNMEQANYANQALKDTHATVVAMKDGMTQMKKEFKKINIDDIEDVQDELADMMEQANEVQEALGRSYNTPELDEDELNAELEALGDEMALDDDTSYLDNVLNAPEAPSNKPEAATNKNKDGVPVDEFGLPQITNTH, translated from the exons ATGAACAGATTATTTGGTAAAGCTAAACCTAAAGAACCCGGCCCAAGTATTGATGATTGTATAAAAGGA GTTGATGCACGAGCTGaatcagttgaaaaaaaaattcaagtccTTGAAAATGACTTGAGAAAATTCAGAGACCAGATGTCGAAAATGCGAGAAGGACCAGGCAAGAACGCTGTAAAAGCTAAGGCTCTTAGAattttgaaacagaaaaaaatgtatgaacAACAGCTTGATAATTTAAGGGGTCAATCGTTCAACATGGAACAAGCGAATTACGCCAACCAAGCATTGAAAGATACTCATGCCACAGTCGTAGCCATGAAAGATGGTATGActcaaatgaaaaaagaattcaaGAAGATAAACATTGATGATATAGAG gATGTCCAAGATGAATTGGCTGATATGATGGAACAAGCTAATGAAGTACAAGAAGCTCTAGGAAGGAGTTACAACACCCCTGAACTTGATGAAGATGAATTGAACGCAGAACTGGAAGCTCTGGGGGATGAAATGGCCTTAGATGACGATACTAGTTATTTAGATAATGTATTAAATGCCCCTGAAGCACCAAGCAACAAACCTGAAGCTGCAACTAACAAAAATAAG GATGGCGTTCCTGTTGATGAATTCGGATTGCCCCAAATTACAAATACACATTAA
- the LOC123674713 gene encoding uncharacterized protein LOC123674713: MESDNEHTTTGCPEIVGPEIVCHLHNFNGCEWRGQSEDMLEHCMTKHARFVREGYEQKYTIEKFRSINIAKDFPHIIQAHGNLFLLWLRKYPSGMMTLRAYCLESCESYLKCKIFIEFQDKVEVKLDCYPLHYYLHPFRCGDDHKFKINGEQYLGDAENLSYKIIIEVEDTSLHNLLQYSHLMWIDDDEIVLEQ, translated from the exons ATGGAATCAGATAATGAA CATACCACTACAGGATGTCCAGAAATAGTAGGTCCTGAAATAGTATGTCATCTACATAATTTTAATGGTTGTGAATGGAGAGGACAATCGGAAGATATGTTGGAACATTGTATGACAAAGCATGCCAGGTTTGTTCGAGAAGGTTACGAGCAGAAATatactattgaaaaattcaggtCAATCAACATTGCAAAAGATTTTCCACATATCATTCAAGCACATGGAAATCTATTTCTGCTGTGGTTGCGAAAATATCCAAGTGGTATGATGACCCTTCGTGCATATTGCTTGGAATCTTGTGAGTCttatttgaaatgtaaaatattcattgaattccaAGATAAAGTAGAAGTAAAGTTGGATTGTTATCCATTACATTATTATCTTCACCCTTTTCGTTGTGGAGATGAccataaattcaaaataaatggtgaACAATATTTAGGAGATGCAGAAAATTTGTCTTATAAAATCATAATTGAAGTTGAAGATACATCATTGCACAATCTTCTACAATATTCACATTTAATGTGGATAGACGATGATGAGATTGTTTTGGAGCAGTGA